CAATATTGGGGAAAGAAACAATGTAACGGGATCTCCCAAATTCAAAAAACTCATCTTAGATGGTAACTTTGAAGAAGCGGTGCAAGTGGCTCTTCAACAAGTGCAAGCTGGTGCTAACATTATAGATATCAACTTTGATGAAGCTCTCCTAGATGGGGAAGCCTCGATGACCAAGTTTTTAAATCTAATCGCAGGAGAACCGGACATTGCACGAGTTCCCTTTATGGTGGATTCTTCCAAATGGTCTGTGTTACTCGCTGGATTAAAATGCATCCAAGGAAAACCCATAGTCAATTCAATCTCTTTGAAAGAAGGAGAAGAAGTTTTCCTTAGTCACGCTCGCACGATCCAAAGATTTGGCGCTGCAGCGATAGTTATGGCATTCGACGAACAAGGGCAGGCGGCAACAAAAGATGACAAAGTCCGCATTTGTAAACGGGCTTACGACCTTCTTGTGGATAAATTAGATTTTGATCCGACAGATATTATTTTTGATCCGAACATTCTTACTGTAGCCACAGGGATCGAAGAACATAATAACTATGCGATGGATTTTATTGAGGCCACTCGTGAGATCAAACAGATTTGTCCTGGTGCCAAAGTATCTGGGGGCTTAAGTAATATTTCCTTTTCTTTTCGTGGGAATAACCCCGTTCGGGAAGCGATGCACTCCGTATTTTTATACCATGCCATCCAAGCAGGAATGGATATGGCAATTGTGAATGCAGGGATGTTAGAAGTTTATGAACAAATTCCCAAAGATTTACTCGAACTGATTGAAGATGTAATTCTGAATCGTCGCTCCGATGCCACAGAACGTTTGATTGATGCTGCAGCTACCTTTCATGGGGAAGCTAAAGTCCAAAAGAAAGATGATGCTTGGAGAAGCGGATCTGTGGAAGAACGTCTCACTCATGCTCTTGTGAAAGGAATAGATGAATTTGTAACGCAAGATACAGAAGAAGCAAGAACAAGTTTTGCAAGGCCACTCGAAGTGATTGAGGGGCCTCTCATGAATGGAATGAAAGTAGTGGGGGAACTTTTTGGTGCCGGAAAGATGTTTCTTCCACAAGTAGTAAAAAGTGCACGAGTGATGAAAAAAGCCGTGGCCTACTTACTTCCTTACATGGAAGAAGAAAAGCGAAACCAAAAAGACGAAAGTAAACAAGCAAAATTTCTCATTGCAACCGTGAAAGGTGATGTTCATGATATTGGAAAAAATATTGTGGGTGTTGTTCTTGCATGTAACAACTATGAGGTGATTGACCTTGGTGTAATGGTTCCTTGCGAAAAAATTCTAGAAACAGCAAAAAAAGAAAACGTAGCTGCCATTGGACTTTCAGGTCTCATTACGCCATCTCTTGATGAAATGGTTTATGTTGCCAAAGAAATGGAACGCCAAGGATTCAAAGTTCCACTTCTCATTGGTGGGGCAACTACTTCACCAGCGCACACTGCTGTAAAAATCGCTGAACAGTATTCGAAGCCAGTGCTTCATGTGATGGATGCATCTCGTGTTGTAAATGTGATGAACAGTGCTCTCAATCCACAAACATCGGCGGATTATGCAAAGACTGTTGTTGAAGAACAGTCTCGAATCCGAGAAGAATTTTATTCTCGTGAGAATGAACGGAACATTTTACCGATCCAGGATGCGATCAAAAACAAATTCCATGCGAAATGGGATGGCTATACTCCACCAAAGCCAAGTTTTACGGGAGTAAAAAAAATCGATGATGTGAACTTGAAAGATTTGCTCCCCTTTATAGATTGGTCCCCATTCTTTTTAGCTTGGGAACTCAAAGGTCGCTATCCTCAGATTCTTAAAGATGCAATCATAGGAAAAGAAGCGACTTCTTTGTTCAATGATGCACAAATCATTTTGAAGGAAATGTTGGAGAATCCTTCTCTTAAACCAAGAGCCGTTGTGGGAATGTTCCCGGCAGTTTCTCATGGGGAAGTTGTCGAAATTTTTGAAGATGATTCCAAAAACAAATCTTTGGGACTCTATCCGATGTTACGCCAACAAACTGTCAAAATGACAAATCAACCAAACTATAGTTTGGCGGATTTTATTGCGCCCAAAGAAAAAGATAAAAATGACTATATCGGTTTTTTTGCAGTCACTGCAGGGCATGGAATTGAAGAGTTAGCAAAAACTTACGAGGCCAAACAAGACGATTATAATTCTATTTTAGTGAAGGCCCTTGCGGACCGTTTTGCCGAGGCTTTTGCAGAATACATGCACCATAGAATGCGTGAAGAGTGGGGATTTGGAAAGGACGAAAACCTAACCACAGAAGACCTCATTCGTGAGAAGTACCGTGGCATTCGTCCGGCACCTGGGTATCCTGCTTGTCCTGACCATACAGAGAAAAAGAAAATTTGGAAACTTCTGGATGTGGAAAAAAATGCGGGAATCCAACTCACAGAATCCTGCGCAATGTGGCCGGCAAGTAGCGTCAGTGGGTATTATTTCTCTCACCCAGAGTCAAAGTATTTTGCCATTGGTAAAATTAACGAAGACCAGGTGGTTACCTATTCACAGGACAAATCCATGGAAAAATCCGAAGTGGAACGTTGGTTGTCACCGATTCTCAACTATGACCCTTCTCGTAAGTCTAAGACTTAAAGAGAAAACGTTTACGACGTTTAGGGGGATCAGGTGAGTTTCATTGAAAAGAGTCACAATCATGGATGGAAGTCTGTTGCCAAAGGAACCCTTGGCGGTGGATTTCCCTTCCATTCGAAACTTGCCACATGGCTGGAGGAATATACTAATATTCCTAAGGAAGCAGAGTTAGAAATTTTGGAAGTGAGTTGTGGTGAATCCAGTTGCCCGACAGAAGAAACTTTGATTGTTTGGAATGAGATCCCTGAGGCAAGCAAACATGAGTTTCGGATCTCTCGTAAAAAAGAAATGATTTCTAAGATGGATGTGGATTTGTCTTGGAAGCGGTTTGTGAGTAAAATTTAACGACCTTTGCGCAAGGGATCGCAGCGGAAATCCTTTCCTTAATCAGAATATAATATTGTACAGAATCATTTTGGAAAGATTGCAGCGTAGAGCCCGGTCGGTGATTCGATTCGATTTTCGCATTGAATCAAATTCGATGCGCCATATAAAGCAAAGATAGAACAATGGTAGATTCAATGGTATTTTTTAAAAACAATCCCCGGTATATATTTCTTTTGGATGGTCTTGGTGCCATTCTTTCTGCTGTGTTACTTGCTTTTGTGTTACCTCTCTTTATCGACTTCCTGGGGATGCCTTTAGAAACACTTTATACATTATCAATATTGCCGATCGTTTATGCCATTTATTCTTTGTTATGTTATTTTTTGAATCCGTTCCAGTGGAAGTTTTATTTACGTGTGATAGCCAGTGCAAACTTTTTGTACTGTTTGGTAACTATGGTTTATCTAATTTTGAATTTGGATCAGACAACTATCTTTGGTGAATTGTATTTTGTTTTAGAAATGTTGGTGATTGTCAGTTTAGCAACTTTCGAAATGAAAGTTTCTAATTAGCGTTAGATGATGGGGCCACAGGCATATAATACTTGAGGCCTAAGTTTCCTTGGATTTCTGGCGCCCAAAGTTCATCCAGAGTTCGACCAGCTTCCCTTGCGTTCAGAGGAACTCTTACCATTCCTTCTAAAGTTAGATTGCTGTTAGAAATGCTAATTCCTGGTGTTACGTAGACTTGTCTTCCCACAAAGTTGGTTCTGGAAGGTTCTTGTGCACGAATGGAAGAATTGAGACGACTATTGATATCGTTATCAAAACGATGAAGTTCTGACAGTTGCAAAAAGAGTTCCCAACGAGAGTTTTTAATAAAGGAAAACAAATTACGGTTGAGTCGGTATTTGATCCGCACTCTAGATTCTGCCACATCCACATACCCAGAAGCACCTTGGTTCATAGACATTCCTATGCTGAGTCCTAAATCAAAAGTAAAACCATTGCGGTAATACACATAAGTGACATTGGGTTGGTAGGAAAGTAGAGCTGAGTTCATTCGCTCAGGGCGGACATCAAAATTCCCTTCTGGGTTTCTGTAGGGGTTAGTTGTAGAAAACGGAATTATGGGTGAAAAAATTTGAATCCCCGCCATGGGGTCATCGGATTTAGGAAGTTTACCATCGAATCCGAGTTCCAACTCTTTTGGAAAACGAAAAGGGATTAGTATCGCCAAATTTCCGTTATGTGAGCCGCCGACTTGGAATAAAGAAGCTCTAGGATCTGAGAAAGAATAACTAGAAAAGAAGGGTAGGCCTTGTGCAAAAATAGTAAGGCTCGTCATGGCAACGAGAATGGTAGGTAGTACTATCTTTTTAAGCATCTAAAAGCATTTCTGCCTGCTTTTCCTTAGTTTGGCAATGAAATTTGCTTTCTTCTCGCTCTTTTTTTGTTATAAGTTTAACCGATGAATGAAAACGATACCAAGGTTGAACAATTTGGTCCCTGTACCATCCCAAACCCAGCAGGGTATGACTATTGGACGGAAGACAACTCCGTCGTACTTTTCCAAACTATATTTTCAGGTCATGCCGATGCCAAAAAGACTGTAGAGACCAGCCCTGTATTTTTTGAACAAGCTGGTCCCAAAGAGAAGATCTACTTTCGTCCGGAAGAGGTCACTGCGGGCATTGTCACTTGCGGGGGTCTTTGCCCAGGAATCAACGATGTCATTCGCGCTTTGGTGATGGAGCTTCATTACCGGTACAAAGTGCCTCGTATTTTGGGATTTCCTTTTGGATATGAAGGTCTTGTCAAAAAATTTGGGCATAGACCCGTGGAACTCACACCCGACAAAGTGGCTCACATTATGAACTTCGGTGGATCCATTTTAGGATCTTCTCGTGGGAATCAAAATATTGGAGATATGGTCGATACATTGTGCCTTTATGGAGTGAAGATGTTATTCTGTATCGGTGGGGATGGGACTCTTCGTGGAGCTCAGGCCATCCAAGCGGAAATTCGCAAACGAAAAGAAGACATCGCCATTGTGGGAATCCCAAAAACGATTGATAATGATATCAATTATGTTCAAAAGACATTTGGTTTCTCGACTGCGTTTAGTAAGGCGGTGGAAGCAGTGAACTGCGCTCACGAAGAAGCCAAAGGGGCTCCCAATGGAATTGGACTTGTGAAACTAATGGGAAGACATTCCGGTTTTATTGCGGTTAATTCGGCCCTTGCTTCCAAAAATGTAAATTTTGTACTCATCCCTGAACTTGATTTTGATTTAGAAGGAGAGGGTGCCTTTCTTACTGTATTGAAAGAACGGGTACAAAGAAGAGGACATGCGGTAATCATTGTAGCAGAAGGCGCTGGTCAAAAGTATTTTGAAGACAAGGGTGAAAAAGACCAGTCGGGTAACAAGAAGTTGGCGGATATTGGGATTTTTATTAAGGATAAAATCACAGAATACTTCAAAAAAGAAAATGTCGCACTCAACTTAAAATATATAGATCCAAGTTATATCATTCGCTCCGTTCCTGCCAATGCAGAAGACTCTGTATTCTGTGGATTTCTCGCTCAGAACGCAGTGCATGCTGCCTTTGCCGGTAGAACGGGTTGTGTGGTGGGAATTTGGAACAATGTGTTTACAGTCATGCCAATTTCCTTAGCGATTGCCGAAAGAAAGGTCCTTCGGCCAGAGAGAAGTACTTTATGGCGAGCACTGCTTGCCTCGACTGGCCAGCCGAATGTGATGAAGGCGAAGAGCTGATCTTTTTAGATCAGCTGTTTTCCACTTTTTTTTGGAACTTGAGGATATTGTCTCGGATCTCTTCCTCTTTTTGGTGGAGTTCTTTTAGAAACTCAGTATCCAAAATCATTTCTGGTTTTTTGATGAATTTGCTTTCATCGTAGTTGTCAATTTCGTATAACAGATCTTCGATGTTGGATTCAACTTTTACAAGACTTTGGATGGATTCCACCACCTTTTTATTTACAAATAAGATTTCTTTGAATCGTAAGATATAGTGTTGGAATCTGTTTTCGCGGATCATGGCTTGGCGTTGCATTTCCCGAACTACTTCTCGTTCTTTTAGAACTTCTTTTTTTTCTACCAGGATTTGGTTTTTAAAAATTCGAATTAGATTTTCAGTTTCCAGTTTATAATTTTCAAAACTGCTGTTGTGATTGTTCTGTAAGTCATCTAGTTGTTTGCGAAAATCTTTTTCTCGCAAACGATCTTGTTCTTTGCGTAATTTGTCAGATGTTTGTAGCGCGTTTTTGACACGTGTTTCTATAACAGCATCTAACATGGCTTTATGCAGTTTATCCAATCGTAAGGTCACTGCTATTGCATATAGAATGCGTTTCATAAAAACTCCTTATTATTAGTTTAGACGAATAATAAAGAGAGATAGGTCATCGTGGGGTTCTGCTTCGCCCACAAATTCACTTACTTTTTGTAAAATGGCCTGTCTCACGACTTCTGGTGGATCATTGATATGAGATAGAATCACTGACTCTAACCTTTCTTCCGAGAAGAGTTCTTCTTTCATATTCATAGCTTCTGTCACACCATCTGTGTATAGAACTAACAAATCCCCAGGGAGATAACTCACCGTATGTTCGGAAAATTCACAATTCCCAATTCCCATCGGTTGGCCTTTTCCAGAAAGGTGTTGGATTTTATGATGTTTTTTACGATAGATGATTTGCATATTATGACCTGCGGAAGAATAGGTTAATTCTTTTTTAGTCATATTGATCCGTACAAGCATAGCAGTGACAAACATAAGGAAACCTGATTTGTCCTGTAAGATTTTATTTGCATTGAAGAGTGCTTCGCTAGTAGAAGTGGTTTTCGAAACTTCTTGTTGCAATACTGTTTTCGAAAATTCCATAAAGAGTGCCGCAGGAGTTCCTTTTCCTGAAACATCGGCAATGATCACAGAGACTTCATCTTTTCCATGGACTACCATATCATAGAAGTCTCCACCAATTTCTCTTGATGCTTGGTAGTAGGTATCAAACTCTAATAGCGAGTATTGTTTCGGAATGATGGGCAGTGAGTGTTTCTGGATCATAGCTGCCACTTGCATATCGCGGTCTATGTTTTTTAAACGTTCACTTTGTATCTTCACTTGCAATGCTGTATAAGCTTCCCCGACTTGGTTGGTAAGGGTTCGTAAAATACGAATGTCCATTTCATCGAATCGAGTGCGAGATGTTTTGTCAGATACCACTAGGGAACCGAGCCATTCTTTGTTTTTTAGGATGGGGAAAATGATCAGACTGTGTTGGAAAAGCCCTTTGTGTGTGAGTTGGATTCCTTGGGGGGAGTTTGCAGAAATAATTTTGAATCCTTTGAACATCCAATCGGCTTTATCAGCATAGAGTAAAACTTCTACATCTTCATCATGGATTTGGTCTGAAAAACCTTTGGATTTGGATCTAGGAAGGCCTTTCTTTTCAATTTTTTCGAAGTTGAGACAAACCCTATCCACTTGTAAAACTTCTGAAATGGTTTTGACCGCAAGATCCATAAATTCGTCAGAACTTTGGATGTTAGCAAGGGCCTGGGAAATTTGGAATAGGCAATTGAGTTCGTTGGCTCGTAGGTTTAGGTTGTCGATAAGAAGTCGGTTCTTGACAGCAATGGCTGCTAAGTTAGATAGATACTTTAAAATTTTGATATCGGTATGATTGAAATCACGATTGTCGAGAGAGTTTACAGCTTCCAGTACACCTTGTACTTCTCCTTGGGCAATCATGGGAACACAGAGAAGATTTCTTGTAACATACCCCACTTTTTGATCAATGGCTTTGAATATCCTTGGGTCATTGGCAGCATCGTTGACAATTTCTGGTTTGAGAGTCTCTAAAACCATCCCGGCAATCCCTTTTCCCCTTGGGACTGTTAGGTGAGCAAGGGACTCTTCTTTTAATCCACTGGTTGTGTTAAACACTAACTGATCATTTTCTTTATCATATAAAAGAAGGGAAGATCCTTCTGTTTGGAGAACATCGCGGGTGATACCCATGATTTCGCTGAGTAGAGTGTCCAAATCTTCGTGAGAGTTGATTCGGCTTGTAATGTCTGAAATCAGACTTAATGTCAGTAGTTTTGTAGGCATCCGAATCTATCCTTGTTCGATCAAACTTCCAATCCCTTGGTTCGTCAATATTTCAATTAAGACGGAATGGGGAACTCGACC
The sequence above is drawn from the Leptospira wolbachii serovar Codice str. CDC genome and encodes:
- the metH gene encoding methionine synthase, which translates into the protein MKFEYTNPSSKSLLKLINERILVLDGAMGTMIQRHSLEEDDFRGDRFKDWPVSIKGNNDVLAITRPDIIESVHLEYLEAGADIIETNTFSSNIVSQADYQMESAVRDLNLAAVTCAKNAVAKYKAKTGKEDVFIAGSIGPTVKTASLSPDVNNPAFRAVTFDELVDCFYEQVSALLDGGVDLLLPETNIDTLNLKACIFAIEKVFEERKIRIPVVLSVTITDASGRTLSGQTGEAFYISIKHAKALAVGINCALGAGEMRPYIEELSRVAEGYVSCYPNAGLPNAFGGYDQTPEEFGGWMKNFAEAGFLNIVGGCCGTTPDHIRAAKEAVSNIAPRPLREQPKLSTFAGLEPLKLTKDQGFINIGERNNVTGSPKFKKLILDGNFEEAVQVALQQVQAGANIIDINFDEALLDGEASMTKFLNLIAGEPDIARVPFMVDSSKWSVLLAGLKCIQGKPIVNSISLKEGEEVFLSHARTIQRFGAAAIVMAFDEQGQAATKDDKVRICKRAYDLLVDKLDFDPTDIIFDPNILTVATGIEEHNNYAMDFIEATREIKQICPGAKVSGGLSNISFSFRGNNPVREAMHSVFLYHAIQAGMDMAIVNAGMLEVYEQIPKDLLELIEDVILNRRSDATERLIDAAATFHGEAKVQKKDDAWRSGSVEERLTHALVKGIDEFVTQDTEEARTSFARPLEVIEGPLMNGMKVVGELFGAGKMFLPQVVKSARVMKKAVAYLLPYMEEEKRNQKDESKQAKFLIATVKGDVHDIGKNIVGVVLACNNYEVIDLGVMVPCEKILETAKKENVAAIGLSGLITPSLDEMVYVAKEMERQGFKVPLLIGGATTSPAHTAVKIAEQYSKPVLHVMDASRVVNVMNSALNPQTSADYAKTVVEEQSRIREEFYSRENERNILPIQDAIKNKFHAKWDGYTPPKPSFTGVKKIDDVNLKDLLPFIDWSPFFLAWELKGRYPQILKDAIIGKEATSLFNDAQIILKEMLENPSLKPRAVVGMFPAVSHGEVVEIFEDDSKNKSLGLYPMLRQQTVKMTNQPNYSLADFIAPKEKDKNDYIGFFAVTAGHGIEELAKTYEAKQDDYNSILVKALADRFAEAFAEYMHHRMREEWGFGKDENLTTEDLIREKYRGIRPAPGYPACPDHTEKKKIWKLLDVEKNAGIQLTESCAMWPASSVSGYYFSHPESKYFAIGKINEDQVVTYSQDKSMEKSEVERWLSPILNYDPSRKSKT
- a CDS encoding ATP-dependent 6-phosphofructokinase; translation: MNENDTKVEQFGPCTIPNPAGYDYWTEDNSVVLFQTIFSGHADAKKTVETSPVFFEQAGPKEKIYFRPEEVTAGIVTCGGLCPGINDVIRALVMELHYRYKVPRILGFPFGYEGLVKKFGHRPVELTPDKVAHIMNFGGSILGSSRGNQNIGDMVDTLCLYGVKMLFCIGGDGTLRGAQAIQAEIRKRKEDIAIVGIPKTIDNDINYVQKTFGFSTAFSKAVEAVNCAHEEAKGAPNGIGLVKLMGRHSGFIAVNSALASKNVNFVLIPELDFDLEGEGAFLTVLKERVQRRGHAVIIVAEGAGQKYFEDKGEKDQSGNKKLADIGIFIKDKITEYFKKENVALNLKYIDPSYIIRSVPANAEDSVFCGFLAQNAVHAAFAGRTGCVVGIWNNVFTVMPISLAIAERKVLRPERSTLWRALLASTGQPNVMKAKS
- a CDS encoding SpoIIE family protein phosphatase gives rise to the protein MPTKLLTLSLISDITSRINSHEDLDTLLSEIMGITRDVLQTEGSSLLLYDKENDQLVFNTTSGLKEESLAHLTVPRGKGIAGMVLETLKPEIVNDAANDPRIFKAIDQKVGYVTRNLLCVPMIAQGEVQGVLEAVNSLDNRDFNHTDIKILKYLSNLAAIAVKNRLLIDNLNLRANELNCLFQISQALANIQSSDEFMDLAVKTISEVLQVDRVCLNFEKIEKKGLPRSKSKGFSDQIHDEDVEVLLYADKADWMFKGFKIISANSPQGIQLTHKGLFQHSLIIFPILKNKEWLGSLVVSDKTSRTRFDEMDIRILRTLTNQVGEAYTALQVKIQSERLKNIDRDMQVAAMIQKHSLPIIPKQYSLLEFDTYYQASREIGGDFYDMVVHGKDEVSVIIADVSGKGTPAALFMEFSKTVLQQEVSKTTSTSEALFNANKILQDKSGFLMFVTAMLVRINMTKKELTYSSAGHNMQIIYRKKHHKIQHLSGKGQPMGIGNCEFSEHTVSYLPGDLLVLYTDGVTEAMNMKEELFSEERLESVILSHINDPPEVVRQAILQKVSEFVGEAEPHDDLSLFIIRLN